Proteins from one Mus pahari chromosome 10, PAHARI_EIJ_v1.1, whole genome shotgun sequence genomic window:
- the Plekho2 gene encoding pleckstrin homology domain-containing family O member 2 → MEEESIKEGSEKPRGARTADKAGWIKKSSGGLLGLWKDRYLLLCQAQLLVYENEDEQKCVETVELGSYEKCQDLRAVLKRKHRFILLRSPGNKVSDIKFQAPSGEEKESWIKALNEGINRGKNKAFDEVKVDKTCALEHVTRNRVRGGQHRRPPTRIHLKEVASAASDGLSRLDLDVPDSGPPVFAPLSEISEDQPQEPPRALMPPVKPSPVPETSGAEDSKETPAGERALTPDSASSEANPESREDAETPAKEDSDVKRLPNSTLSEKLKVSWENPSPEEPSAPESARLSSSETPEAAPRESKKPPAPPPKILSEKMKACISGVDASGPSQSSEAPETTSLEPTQVSVNGVDDGPESASQALGTPGPAPEDSVTSPALPCSDLPSQFHPRSSSLGDLLRESPQHPRLPKEKLYRAQLEVKVASKQTEKLLNQVLGSEPPPVCAESLLSQAVEQLRQATQVLQEMRDLGELNQETPGLVQKRKELVTLYRRSAP, encoded by the exons AGTATAAAGGAGGGGAGCGAGAAGCCTCGTGGAGCACGGACTGCAGACAAGGCTGGCTGGATCAAGAAGAGCAGTGGGGGGCTTCTGGGTTTATGGAAAGACCGCTACTTGCTTCTCTGCCAAGCCCAGCTGCTGGTCTACGAGAATGAG GATGAGCAGAAATGTGTAGAGACGGTGGAACTTGGGAGCTATGAGAAGTGCCAGGATCTCCGGGCTGTCCTCAAGCGGAAACACCGCTTTATCCTGCTGCGATCCCCAGGGAACAAG GTCAGTGACATAAAATTCCAGGCCCCcagtggggaagaaaaggaatccTGGATCAAAGCTCTCAACGAAGGGATCAACCGAGGCAAGAACAAGGCTTTCGATGAG GTAAAAGTAGACAAGACCTGTGCCCTAGAGCATGTGACACGGAACCGGGTACGTGGGGGCCAGCATCGACGGCCACCAACAAGAATCCACTTAAAGGAG GTAGCCAGTGCTGCTTCGGATGGCCTTTCACGGCTGGACCTCGACGTCCCAGACAGTGGACCACCAGTGTTTGCTCCTCTCAGTGAAATCAGTGAAGACCAGCCCCAGGAGCCACCTCGGGCTCTCATGCCTCCTGTCAAGCCTTCCCCAGTACCAGAGACCTCTGGAGCTGAGGACAGCAAGGAGACTCCTGCAGGAGAGAGAGCCTTAACCCCTGACTCAGCAAGCTCTGAGGCCAACCCTGAGAGCCGAGAGGATGCAGAGACCCCTGCAAAGGAGGACAGTGACGTTAAAAGGCTCCCCAACAGCACCTTGTCTGAGAAACTGAAGGTGAGCTGGGAGAACCCCAGCCCAGAGGAGCCTTCTGCTCCTGAGAGTGCACGGTTGTCCTCTTCGGAGACTCCAGAGGCTGCCCCCAGGGAGAGCAAAAAGCCCCCTGCACCCCCTCCCAAGATCCTGTCGGAGAAGATGAAGGCCTGTATAAGTGGAGTGGATGCTTCTGGTCCATCCCAGAGTTCTGAGGCCCCCGAGACCACTTCCCTAGAGCCGACCCAGGTGTCTGTGAATGGCGTGGATGATGGTCCTGAGTCGGCCTCACAGGCCCTGGGCACCCCTGGACCTGCCCCAGAGGATTCGGTAACATCCCCGGCACTGCCCTGCTCGGACTTGCCATCCCAGTTTCATCCTCGCTCTTCTTCCCTTGGGGACCTCCTCAGAGAAAGCCCTCAGCACCCACGACTGCCCAAGGAGAAGTTGTATCGGGCCCAGCTGGAAGTCAAGGTGGCTTCGAAACAGACAGAGAAATTGTTGAACCAGGTGCTGGGCAGCGAACCGCCACCTGTGTGTGCCGAGTCATTGCTCAGCCAGGCTGTAGAGCAACTGAGGCAGGCCACCCAGGTCCTGCAGGAAATGAGGGATTTGGGAGAACTGAACCAAGAAACCCCTGGGCTAGTGCAGAAACGGAAGGAGCTGGTGACCCTCTACAGGAGAAGTGCACCCTAG